Proteins encoded by one window of Macaca fascicularis isolate 582-1 chromosome 10, T2T-MFA8v1.1:
- the LOC141407777 gene encoding LOW QUALITY PROTEIN: uncharacterized protein (The sequence of the model RefSeq protein was modified relative to this genomic sequence to represent the inferred CDS: inserted 1 base in 1 codon; deleted 1 base in 1 codon): MDPEAEEEDLAKRGGSFWKVEVLKWKPQCAQNRARKCGYAAELGKLQGFESSEKRGASQGPGDRSCPVFLGNISQALKLNFCKSCCPRSVEGSATAGGWTRSPWEPRPRVEAKPRRGRGGLKVGKWPHPFPAGIRGSSSVRCAAINHRNSPSAPCPDTTQQPSCFSTRGRKSPVGASAPHNGWTHQWGPRWRSKLCDTGSSPRAQAQGALDTPQAALQPCRDQRPPRAPECHPAPCPHSLIPLPASTPTIPEDALWLSSPSPLPSGERVRAAAPESGTPESPTRARSLSGFWVRAQGVGSRLPPPLTSRGPCPQVPEAGATGGPKDERGAGFHRPGGARGGGGRGGRGRKEGWGGERRGKRRRGGKGFVFASGRPSAVGSHPPPPATFQSSQRGWGGGDRIGGSDQGACATPGPAHPSTPSYRKPPPLLTTTRYAXPVTRNPGCNQEKLPSESLSKPEQSWLDRPLTRLDAAAPVFCAPRPGEDQSFVVGDSCLSCFSTNAHAPLSHNEPLRPTTDPGICRWGWKGPTPEA; the protein is encoded by the exons AAACCCCAATGTGCCCAAAACCGCGCAAGGAAGTGCGGCTACGCTGCGGAATTAGGAAAACTCCAGGGATTTGAGAGCTCTGAGAAGAGAGGCGCCTCTCAGGGCCCAGGGGACCGATCTTGCCCTGTATTTCTTGGCAACATATCACAGGCTTTAAAGCTGAACTTCTGCAAATCCTGCTGTCCCCGCTCCGTCGAGGGGAGCGCCACCGCCGGTGGGTGGACGCGGAGCCCGTGGGAGCCCAGGCCAAGGGTGGAGGCCAAGCCCAGAAGGGGGCGGGGAGGCCTCAAAGTGGGAAAGTGGCCCCATCCCTTCCCGGCAGGAATCCGGGGCTCCTCCTCCGTCCGCTGTGCAGCCATCAATCACCGCAACAGCCCAAGTGCCCCCTGCCCGGACACAACACAACAACCCTCCTGCTTTTCCACCCGCGGGAGGAAATCTCCGGTCGGAGCATCTGCCCCGCACAATGGCTGGACGCACCAGTGGGGTCCGCGCTGGAGATCAAAGCTGTGCGACACCGGGTCTAGCCCGCGCGCTCAGGCGCAGGGAGCACTTGATACCCCACAGGCAGCCCTGCAG CCCTGCCGGGACCAGCGGCCACCTCGCGCTCCGGAATGTCACCCTGCCCCTTGTCCCCACTCCCTGATccccctccctgcttccaccCCCACGATCCCCGAGGACGCGCTCTGGCTATCTTCCCCAAGTCCCCTCCCGAGTGGGGAGAGGGTGCGCGCAGCAGCACCCGAGTCTGGAACCCCAGAGAGCCCCACCCGTGCCCGGAGCCTCTCCGGGTTCTGGGTGCGGGCACAGGGGGTGGGGTCTCGGCTGCCACCGCCCCTTACCTCGCGCGGGCCCTGCCCGCAGGTCCCGGAGGCGGGGGCGACCGGTGGCCCCAAAGATGAGCGCGGGGCTGGGTTTCACCGCCCGGGAGgagcaagaggaggaggaggaagaggaggaagggggagaaaggaggggtggggaggggagaggagaggtaaaaggaggaggggagggaagggcttTGTGTTTGCCTCGGGCCGTCCCTCGGCAGTAGGGAGccatccccctcccccagccacctTCCAGAGCTCGCAGAGGGGATGGGGCGGGGGTGATCGGATCGGAGGCAGCGACCAAGGCGCCTGCGCGACCCCAGGTCCGGCCCATCCCTCCACTCCCTCGTACCGCAAGCCCCCGCCCCTCCTGACAACCACCCGCTACG TACCGGTTACAAGGAACCCAGGCTGCAACCAGGAAAAACTGCCATCAGAAAGTTTATCTAAGCCGGAGCAAAGTTGGCTGGACCGGCCCCTGACCCGCCTGGACGCCGCCGCCCCCGTCTTCTGCGCTCCCCGGCCAGGCGAGGACCAGAGTTTTGTTGTCGGAGAT TCTTGCCTTTCTTGTTTTAGCACAAACGCGCACGCACCCCTTTCCCATAACGAGCCCCTCCGCCCAACTACAGATCCCGGGATCTGTCGCTGGGGCTGGAAAGGCCCCACTCCAGAGGCCTGA